GTCGACACCAAACAGCGTTATCTCTACGGAACTGGTCGTCGGAAGGCGGCAGTCGCTCGCGTCCGCATGTATCCCGGCAGTGGTTCCATTCAGGTCAACGGCAGGGAGATGACCGACTACTTCGGTGGCCGCGGACTCCTGCACGTCACCGTTCTCCAGCCACTCGAGTTGACTCAAACCACCAATTCCTATGATGTGGTGGTCAAGGTCGTTGGCGGCGGCACCTCCGGCCAGGCTGGCGCGGTCCGCCATGGCATCGCGCGCGCGCTGGCCAAGTCCGATGATGAATTGCGTGGTCCACTCAAGCGGGCAGGCCTGCTCACTCGCGACGCACGCGTGAAGGAGCGCAAGAAGGTCGGACTCAAGCGAGCCCGCAAGGCGCCTCAGTACACCAAGCGGTAACCTGGCGCCGCACACAGCACAGATACACAGACGGCGGCGCTTCGTTGCGCCGCCGTTCTTCGTTTCATGGACCGAAGAGCCGTGAGATCGGTCCACGATGTCGAGCGCATCGGTGCGCCAGAGGACAGGAATGGGTCGCGATCGACCTATTCGAATTCGACCGGGGCGGATAGCTCCGTCGTGAACTCTCCACTCGACGAGATGCGTGAGAACTTCCGGTTCACACGCCCTGTAGCGTCGCGGCAGAATGCTTCGATCGTCCGTTCGTTGCGCCAATGCCACCACGGCACCGGAGTTACCAGACTGATCATTCCGTCGAACCCCAGCTCAGCGCATGATGACAACGCGCGGTCGGTCAAGGAAGCCCGGAAACGGCCATCGAGCGTTGCAGCGGTGATGCCGATGCGAACCAAGCGGAGCGACGGCATCATTCGGTAGATCGATGCCTCGGCTTCCCACAACCAGTCGACATCTTTGCTGAGATCCAGCGCGATATCGACATCCCATTCCGACGCCTGCATCCGCAGACCGGCAATCTGGCTCAGATGCGCGCGCACCCCGCTGGGGTGGTACGGCCGCACCGCCACTGCCACTCGGCAGTGATCTCCCCAGAGCTGTCGCAGCCGGATCGCGGTTCCCACCTGATTGGCCAGATCCTCGCGCGATCGTCGCTCCGGGCGGTCGATGACAACAGTGGGATAGCTGCCACTCAGAATGCGCACTGGCCCCAACGCGTCACATGGCTCGGTGGCGAGCAGGGAGAATCGGCCGGCAGCCAGATCGAACGAATGCGCTCGGTCTCCTCGACTGGCACGGTCGTCCACCGCTGGAGCTTCGATCGCAACGACCCATACCCATCCAGATCGATCCCGCTCAGGGGCAGCCGCCCTCCGATGTCGAGATAAGCACTCCCGGGAAGAATCGGGCTGCTCGCTGTCGAGAGTAGGAATTGTGGTGTCGAGAGATAGGTCATCGGAGTTCGCGCTGCTCAAAGAGATCGGATACGAACTTGATGTCGAAGTGTCGTTCCGATGATACCACCGGGTGATGCCGACACCGATCACGATTACGACATTACGGCATCCAGGA
Above is a genomic segment from Thermomicrobiales bacterium containing:
- the rpsI gene encoding 30S ribosomal protein S9, with the translated sequence MVDTKQRYLYGTGRRKAAVARVRMYPGSGSIQVNGREMTDYFGGRGLLHVTVLQPLELTQTTNSYDVVVKVVGGGTSGQAGAVRHGIARALAKSDDELRGPLKRAGLLTRDARVKERKKVGLKRARKAPQYTKR